One window of Pelobates fuscus isolate aPelFus1 chromosome 9, aPelFus1.pri, whole genome shotgun sequence genomic DNA carries:
- the PRSS16 gene encoding thymus-specific serine protease — protein sequence MCQLNVLLPGEASHYLFFLSVELQAMALSWLPLCLVLLTLLGGTQGAWNIRQIRNKLHRQQQAESFKSFYTRFGLPRGALSYTTALEGYLTQPLDHFNRRSNATYRQRYWINEEFWQRPGGPVFLFIGGEGSLSEFSVLSGEHVEMAQKHQALLVSLEHRYYGASINEDGLTLEAIRFLSSQQALADLASFHLFISQKYNLTRNTWICFGGSYPGSLSAWFRLKFPHLVYAAVASSAPVRAKLDFTDYNKVVGHSLSDPVIGGSAKCLDLVRRGFQRVDSLLKSRNVTQLEKDFFSCEALRGPDDFSEFVSNLADIFMGAVQYNGEIKGNDVRGLCQIMTTEGMKSAYEGLKKVNKAYMESTALKCVENSYQKSVEDLNSTKINPVGVGERQWYYQTCTEFGYYQTCEDSSCPFSPLITLSSQLALCPRVFQIPLESVQKSVQFTNEFYGSNHPKSSRIIFVNGDIDPWHALSVLKNQSHSEVAIFINGTAHCANMSPSRPNDPPSLQKAREEIAVQVANWLKSARRDLESAGP from the exons ATGTGCCAGTTAAATGTTCTCCTTCCAGGGGAGGCTTctcattatcttttctttttatctgtgGAGCTGCAAGCAATGGCTTTGTCCTGGCTGCCCCTGTGCCTGGTTCTGCTGACCCTCCTGGGGGGGActcaagggg CGTGGAATATACGACAGATCAGAAACAAACTGCACCGGCAGCAGCAGGCAGAATCCTTCAAATCTTTTTACACTCGCTTTGGGCTCCCAAGGGGGGCACTTTCCTACACCACTGCACTGGAGGGTTACCTCACCCAGCCACTGGACCATTTCAACCGACGCAGTAATGCCACCTACAGGCAG CGGTACTGGATAAACGAGGAGTTCTGGCAGCGGCCGGGCGGTCCGGTTTTTCTCTTTATTGGAGGTGAAGGTTCCCTGTCTGAATTCTCCGTACTGTCAG GGGAACATGTGGAGATGGCACAGAAACACCAGGCACTCTTAGTATCTCTGGAGCATCGTTATTATGGAGCTAGCATTAACGAGGACGGCCTTACTCTGGAGGCAATACGTTTCCTGTCTAGCCAGCAAGC TCTTGCAGATCTTGCCTCCTTCCACCTGTTCATCTCCCAGAAATATAATCTCACCCGTAATACATGGATCTGCTTTGGAGGGTCTTATCCCGGCTCCCTCTCTGCCTGGTTCAGACTTAAG TTTCCCCATCTGGTGTACGCCGCTGTGGCCTCTTCTGCTCCGGTTAGAGCTAAGCTTGACTTCACAGACTACAATAAG GTGGTGGGTCATAGTCTATCGGACCCTGTGATTGGTGGATCTGCAAAG TGCCTGGATTTGGTCAGACGAGGTTTCCAAAGAGTAGATTCTCTCCTCAAGTCGAGAAATGTCACCCAGTTGGAGAAGGATTTCTTTTCATGTGAAGCGCTGCGCGGCCCAGATGACTTCTCAGAATTTGTTAGTAACCTGGCCGACATCTTCATGGGCGCAGTGCAATATAATGGGGAAATTAAAGGCAATGACGTGCGGGGATTGTGTCAGATTATGACCACGGAAGGCATGAAATCTGCCTACGAGGGATTGAAAAAAGTCAACAAG GCATACATGGAGTCCACGGCCCTCAAGTGCGTGGAAAATTCTTACCAGAAATCTGTGGAAGATCTGAACAGCACCAAAATCAACCCAGTGGGAGTCGGAGAACGCCAGTGGTATTACCAGACCTGCACAGAgtttggatact ATCAGACGTGTGAAGACAGCTCTTGTCCGTTCTCCCCACTCATCACCCTCTCCTCGCAACTGGCTCTCTGCCCTCGCGTATTCCAGATCCCACTGGAGTCTGTACAGAAATCTGTCCAATTCACCAATGAGTTCTATGGATCAAATCATCCCAAATCCAGCAGAATAATCTTTGTTAATG GGGATATAGATCCATGGCATGCACTCAGTGTGTTGAAGAATCAGTCTCACTCAGAGGTCGCCATCTTCATCAATGGGACTGCGCACTGTGCGAACATGAGCCCTTCACGTCCCAATGATCCTCCTTCTCTGCAGAAAGCAAGAGAG gaAATTGCAGTTCAAGTCGCTAACTGGTTAAAATCTGCTCGGCGAGATTTGGAAAGTGCTGGACCCTAA